The following proteins are co-located in the Bacteroidota bacterium genome:
- a CDS encoding prolipoprotein diacylglyceryl transferase, whose translation MYATIYHAVYDIFGVQLPGLMLVQSFGFFVAIAFLACAYVFARELNRREAKVLTVRKHRKVELGKKPGFGDVFGTALFGFLIGFKFMGMSGEVPEDFSPQNFMFSLEGSWITGFVMAALFGGIHWWILNRKALPEPKTVVEAVKPSEHVANMTLIAGLFGFLGAKIFHVLENIPSFTGENGSERLSDTLFSFSGLTMYGGLILGSIAVLVYARRHKMRLLHVMDACAPGLMLAYGVGRIGCHVSGDGDWGIVNTDPMPGWLSFLPDWMWAYDYPNNVNQVCNPWPGYDPHYAETLCNFSETPHLVLPVFPTPLYEAIMCISIFILLWRIRKKFAVPGLLFSIYLVFNGTERFFIELIRQNEILFHIGSWGVTQAEMIAFGLVLTGVLGIWWTRKRFAAQPEEAAPVDEAPETANT comes from the coding sequence ATGTACGCAACCATTTACCACGCCGTTTACGACATTTTCGGAGTTCAGCTTCCGGGATTAATGCTGGTGCAGAGTTTTGGCTTTTTTGTAGCCATCGCCTTTCTGGCCTGCGCCTACGTGTTTGCCCGAGAACTCAACCGCCGTGAAGCCAAAGTGCTTACCGTGCGCAAACACCGCAAGGTTGAACTGGGAAAAAAGCCCGGCTTTGGCGATGTGTTCGGCACAGCCCTCTTTGGCTTTCTGATCGGCTTCAAATTCATGGGCATGAGCGGCGAAGTGCCCGAAGATTTCAGTCCGCAAAACTTCATGTTTTCGCTCGAAGGAAGCTGGATCACCGGCTTTGTAATGGCGGCACTGTTTGGCGGCATTCACTGGTGGATACTTAACCGCAAAGCACTGCCCGAACCCAAAACCGTGGTTGAAGCCGTGAAACCATCAGAACATGTGGCAAACATGACACTCATTGCAGGCCTCTTCGGGTTTCTGGGTGCCAAAATTTTTCACGTACTCGAAAACATCCCCTCCTTTACCGGCGAAAACGGCAGCGAACGTCTTTCCGATACGCTCTTCTCATTTTCGGGCCTTACCATGTATGGCGGTTTAATTTTGGGCAGCATTGCGGTGCTTGTGTATGCGCGCCGCCACAAAATGCGCCTGCTGCATGTAATGGATGCCTGCGCGCCCGGACTCATGCTTGCTTATGGGGTTGGCCGCATTGGCTGCCACGTATCGGGCGATGGCGACTGGGGCATTGTAAACACCGATCCCATGCCCGGATGGCTCAGCTTTTTGCCCGACTGGATGTGGGCTTACGACTATCCAAACAACGTAAATCAGGTGTGCAACCCCTGGCCCGGCTACGATCCGCACTACGCCGAAACACTATGCAATTTCAGCGAAACACCGCACCTCGTGCTGCCGGTGTTTCCCACCCCGCTTTACGAAGCCATCATGTGTATCAGCATTTTCATTCTGCTTTGGCGCATACGTAAAAAGTTTGCCGTGCCCGGTTTGTTGTTCAGCATTTACCTTGTGTTTAATGGCACCGAACGTTTCTTCATCGAACTCATCCGCCAGAACGAAATCCTTTTCCATATCGGAAGCTGGGGCGTTACACAGGCCGAAATGATTGCCTTCGGACTGGTGCTTACCGGTGTGCTGGGTATTTGGTGGACACGCAAACGGTTTGCCGCACAGCCCGAAGAAGCAGCGCCGGTTGACGAAGCCCCCGAAACTGCAAACACATGA
- the mtaB gene encoding tRNA (N(6)-L-threonylcarbamoyladenosine(37)-C(2))-methylthiotransferase MtaB: protein MNQQRTVAFHTLGCKLNFSETSAIGRQLQEAGYRKVEFSEGADVYVINTCSVTESADKECRKIVRDALSVSPDAVVAVIGCYAQLKPQEIAAIEGVDLVLGATEKFRLAAYLDDLQKREHADVHACEIEDANFFVDAWSFGDRTRAFLKVQDGCDYTCAFCTIPLARGRSRSDTIENVLRNARHIATLGVKEVVLTGVNLGDFGKGNGGGKKRDENFFELAQALDEVEGIERFRISSIEPNLLSEEIIRFVAQSKRFVPHFHIPLQSGSDKILKLMRRRYLRALYAERVAIIRQTMPHACIGVDVITGFPGETEEEFLETYQFLNELDISYLHVFTYSERANTDALEMPGTVPVNERRRRTKMLRILSAKKLRAFYTQHEGQTRPVLFEHENRDGFMFGYTDNYVKVKMPWSETLANTLHNVVLGKAGDDAFVNATLAQTQPVSEALTH, encoded by the coding sequence ATGAATCAGCAGCGAACCGTTGCCTTTCACACGCTGGGGTGCAAGCTCAATTTTTCGGAAACATCGGCCATCGGGCGGCAGCTTCAGGAAGCCGGCTACCGGAAGGTGGAATTTTCTGAAGGGGCCGATGTATATGTAATCAATACCTGTTCGGTAACCGAAAGTGCCGACAAGGAATGCCGCAAAATTGTGCGCGATGCGCTGAGTGTATCGCCTGATGCCGTGGTGGCCGTAATTGGCTGCTACGCACAACTCAAGCCGCAGGAAATTGCCGCCATTGAAGGTGTTGACCTTGTGCTGGGCGCCACCGAGAAATTTCGCCTGGCTGCCTACCTCGACGATTTACAGAAACGCGAGCACGCCGATGTACATGCCTGCGAAATTGAAGACGCTAATTTCTTTGTCGATGCCTGGTCGTTTGGCGACCGTACCCGTGCGTTTCTGAAAGTGCAGGACGGCTGCGATTATACCTGCGCATTTTGCACCATTCCGCTGGCCCGTGGCCGCAGCCGCAGCGATACCATTGAAAACGTGTTGCGCAATGCACGCCACATCGCCACACTTGGCGTTAAAGAAGTAGTGCTTACCGGCGTTAACCTCGGCGATTTCGGCAAAGGAAACGGCGGTGGCAAAAAACGCGACGAAAATTTCTTCGAACTCGCACAGGCGCTTGATGAAGTGGAAGGCATTGAACGCTTCCGCATCTCCTCTATCGAACCCAATTTGCTGAGCGAAGAAATCATACGCTTTGTGGCACAGTCCAAACGCTTTGTGCCGCATTTCCACATTCCCCTGCAGTCGGGTTCGGATAAAATTCTCAAACTCATGCGCCGCCGCTACCTGCGTGCGCTTTATGCCGAGCGTGTGGCCATTATCCGCCAAACCATGCCGCACGCCTGCATTGGTGTAGATGTAATTACCGGTTTTCCGGGTGAAACAGAAGAGGAATTTCTGGAAACCTATCAGTTCCTCAATGAACTGGATATTTCCTACCTCCACGTATTCACCTATTCCGAACGCGCCAACACCGATGCGCTTGAAATGCCCGGCACCGTGCCGGTAAACGAACGCCGCCGCCGCACCAAAATGCTGCGCATACTCTCGGCCAAAAAACTCCGCGCATTTTACACACAACACGAAGGACAAACACGCCCCGTGCTTTTCGAACACGAAAACCGCGACGGCTTCATGTTTGGCTACACCGATAACTACGTGAAAGTGAAAATGCCCTGGAGCGAAACATTAGCCAATACGCTGCATAACGTAGTGCTTGGCAAAGCCGGCGACGATGCTTTTGTAAACGCCACATTGGCACAAACCCAACCTGTATCTGAGGCCCTGACGCATTAA
- a CDS encoding DUF4920 domain-containing protein, translating into MKNIILAALLCGAFAACNNPAAEDKKPAGDTTVSYFGDTITADGAIQTNQLLAQLAGKDSMQVKLEGTIVDVCQKKGCWMIMPLDSTTDMRVKFKDYAFFVPKDASGKKAVVDGWVKKKIVPVDELRHLAEDAGDSKEEIEKITEPKNEYTFMASGVIIRK; encoded by the coding sequence ATGAAAAACATTATTCTGGCAGCGCTTCTGTGTGGCGCGTTTGCAGCCTGCAACAACCCGGCTGCCGAAGATAAAAAGCCCGCAGGCGATACGACCGTTTCTTACTTTGGTGATACCATCACAGCCGATGGTGCCATTCAGACAAATCAATTGCTGGCGCAGCTTGCCGGTAAAGATTCCATGCAGGTAAAACTTGAAGGTACAATTGTAGATGTATGTCAGAAAAAGGGCTGCTGGATGATTATGCCTTTAGACAGCACAACCGATATGCGTGTGAAGTTTAAAGACTATGCGTTTTTTGTACCTAAAGATGCATCAGGCAAAAAAGCAGTTGTAGATGGCTGGGTAAAAAAGAAAATTGTACCGGTTGACGAACTTCGGCACCTTGCTGAAGATGCGGGCGACAGCAAAGAGGAAATAGAAAAAATTACCGAGCCGAAAAATGAATATACATTCATGGCCAGCGGCGTTATCATTCGCAAGTAA
- a CDS encoding ABC transporter substrate-binding protein, with translation MQFLRANTALLLLSAGLWAGCGNSHTKETKQVFRFNELGDVTSLDPALSGSFENNWAIHQLYNGLVEMDDSLRVKPCIARAWTVSDDGIVYRFTLRNDVKFHDAPQFAGGKGRTVTAGDFVYSFSRLFDKRISNASTLVSMIAHNPEKNETGFKAVNDSVLEIYLRQPFAPFTGVLSMKYFSVVPREVAEHWKNEFGRHPAGTGPFKLRVWKEKERLVLDRHDGYFKTDENGSRLPYLESVNVSFIKSPEAAFMQFLSGEQDMLSGIDAINKEIVLARDGSGLKPEMKNRYVLQTGPFLKTDYLGILIDGNGGGGQLNPLQKKQVRQAINAAINRDRIVRFLRFNVGAPAVHGFLPDGMNAYDNAKLSGFTYNPDKARALLAEAGFPRGKGLPKIKLTTTSSYLDIADDIHNQLAQVSIACEIEILQPAMFKTAVAEGKVNFFRKSWIGDYPDPENFMALFYSKNFSPNGVNYMHFKNAGFDKLYEQCLTEQNDSVRRDLFLRMDQLLVEESPVVPLFYDEVVRLVQKNVDGLTVNPTNLLSLERVRMK, from the coding sequence ATGCAATTTTTGCGCGCAAACACTGCTTTACTTTTGCTTTCGGCCGGCCTTTGGGCAGGTTGCGGCAACAGCCACACCAAAGAAACAAAACAGGTATTCCGGTTTAACGAGCTGGGCGATGTCACCTCGCTTGATCCGGCGCTTTCCGGCTCGTTTGAAAACAACTGGGCCATTCACCAGCTTTATAACGGACTGGTGGAAATGGATGATTCACTGCGTGTGAAGCCTTGTATTGCCCGCGCATGGACGGTGAGCGACGACGGAATTGTGTACCGGTTTACACTGCGCAATGATGTGAAGTTTCATGATGCACCGCAGTTTGCGGGCGGCAAAGGCCGCACGGTAACTGCAGGCGATTTTGTGTACAGCTTTTCACGCCTGTTTGATAAGCGGATTTCCAATGCCTCCACGCTGGTGAGCATGATTGCGCACAATCCGGAGAAAAACGAAACCGGCTTCAAAGCTGTAAACGACTCCGTTCTCGAAATTTATCTCCGGCAGCCGTTTGCGCCGTTTACGGGTGTGCTTTCCATGAAATACTTTTCAGTAGTGCCCCGCGAAGTGGCGGAACACTGGAAAAATGAGTTTGGCCGACACCCGGCCGGAACCGGTCCGTTTAAACTGCGTGTGTGGAAAGAAAAAGAGCGGCTTGTACTTGACAGGCATGACGGGTATTTCAAAACCGATGAAAACGGCAGCCGCCTGCCTTATCTCGAATCGGTAAATGTGTCGTTTATCAAAAGTCCCGAAGCGGCATTTATGCAGTTTCTAAGCGGCGAGCAAGATATGCTTTCGGGTATTGATGCCATAAACAAGGAGATTGTGCTTGCGCGTGACGGTTCGGGGCTGAAGCCGGAAATGAAAAACCGCTATGTGCTGCAAACCGGCCCGTTTCTGAAAACCGATTATCTGGGCATACTGATAGACGGAAATGGCGGTGGCGGACAACTGAATCCGTTGCAGAAAAAGCAGGTGAGGCAGGCAATAAATGCCGCCATAAACCGCGACCGGATTGTACGTTTTTTGCGGTTTAATGTGGGTGCTCCGGCCGTACACGGTTTCCTGCCCGACGGAATGAATGCCTACGATAATGCAAAACTGAGCGGCTTTACGTACAACCCCGATAAAGCCCGTGCGTTGCTTGCCGAAGCCGGTTTTCCGCGTGGTAAAGGTTTGCCGAAGATTAAGCTCACTACCACCTCATCCTATCTTGATATTGCCGATGATATTCACAACCAGCTTGCACAAGTAAGTATTGCCTGCGAAATTGAAATACTTCAGCCCGCCATGTTTAAAACAGCGGTGGCCGAAGGCAAAGTGAATTTCTTCCGCAAATCATGGATTGGCGATTATCCCGATCCGGAAAATTTTATGGCGTTGTTTTACAGTAAAAATTTCAGTCCGAACGGGGTAAATTATATGCACTTTAAAAATGCCGGTTTTGACAAGCTGTATGAGCAATGCCTGACCGAGCAAAACGACAGTGTGCGGCGCGATTTGTTTTTACGAATGGATCAGCTGCTGGTGGAAGAATCGCCGGTGGTGCCGTTGTTTTATGATGAAGTGGTGCGTTTGGTGCAAAAGAATGTAGATGGGCTGACGGTGAATCCGACAAACCTGCTCAGTCTTGAACGGGTGCGTATGAAGTAG
- a CDS encoding glycosyltransferase — MPRIFRLINRFNLGGPTYNVAYLSRYLAPEFETLLAGGEKDESEGSSEYMVRQLGLEPVIIPRMRRAIHIADDRAAYQHIKKLIKEFKPDIVHTHASKAGTLGRLAASACKVPVVVHTFHGHVFHSYFGRTQTEVYKRIERYLARRSTAIVAISDKQKEELALEHRICKPEKITVVPLGFDLSRFEDAGGLMRAAFRQEWKLRDDEVAVVILGRLVPVKNHALFLNALQQVMAVRRQPVRAFVVGDGEMRHPLEQQTREMGFSTATSPDDAPADVTFTSWIRDAERVLAGADIVCLSSWNEGTPVSLIEAQAAGKPVVSTRVGGVENVVDENHTGFLAPTGDSDTFAAHLLRLVNDTGLRREMGLRGKPHVMERYHYTRLVNDMAALYRRLLNNT, encoded by the coding sequence GTGCCTCGCATTTTCCGACTTATAAACCGTTTTAATTTGGGCGGCCCCACTTACAATGTGGCTTACCTGAGCCGTTATCTTGCGCCGGAGTTTGAAACGCTGCTTGCCGGCGGGGAGAAGGACGAGAGCGAAGGAAGTTCGGAGTATATGGTGCGGCAGCTTGGACTGGAACCGGTAATTATTCCGCGTATGCGCCGGGCAATACATATTGCCGACGACCGTGCGGCCTACCAGCACATCAAAAAACTGATTAAAGAATTCAAGCCCGACATTGTACATACGCATGCTTCAAAGGCGGGTACACTGGGGCGTTTGGCCGCATCGGCATGTAAGGTGCCCGTGGTGGTGCATACGTTTCACGGGCATGTGTTTCACTCGTACTTTGGCCGTACACAAACGGAGGTGTACAAACGAATTGAACGTTATCTTGCACGGCGCAGTACGGCCATTGTGGCCATAAGTGATAAGCAGAAGGAAGAACTGGCCTTAGAACACCGTATTTGCAAGCCTGAAAAAATTACCGTGGTGCCGCTTGGTTTCGACCTGAGCCGCTTTGAAGATGCCGGCGGGTTGATGCGAGCTGCATTCAGGCAGGAGTGGAAGCTGCGTGATGATGAAGTGGCTGTGGTAATTCTGGGCCGCCTGGTGCCTGTAAAAAACCACGCACTTTTTCTTAACGCACTGCAACAGGTAATGGCTGTGCGCCGCCAGCCTGTGCGGGCTTTTGTGGTGGGCGATGGCGAAATGCGCCACCCGCTTGAACAGCAAACCCGCGAAATGGGCTTTTCGACTGCCACTTCACCCGATGATGCACCCGCTGATGTAACCTTTACCTCGTGGATCAGGGATGCGGAACGGGTGCTGGCAGGCGCTGATATTGTTTGCCTGAGTTCGTGGAACGAAGGCACACCCGTGAGTTTGATAGAAGCACAGGCAGCAGGGAAACCCGTGGTGAGTACCCGTGTGGGTGGCGTGGAAAATGTGGTGGACGAAAACCACACTGGTTTTCTTGCGCCTACCGGCGATAGCGACACGTTTGCCGCGCACCTGCTGCGGCTTGTAAACGATACCGGTTTGCGCCGCGAAATGGGACTGCGCGGAAAGCCGCACGTGATGGAACGCTACCACTACACACGCCTTGTAAACGACATGGCCGCCCTTTACCGCCGCCTGCTGAACAACACGTAA
- a CDS encoding polysaccharide biosynthesis/export family protein — MIRSPFSFIALLCLVALGFLSSCRTINSNIMLATDEEFPFDTLSTDSASTYTREYKLNGNDIIDFRLFANDGFKLIDIASLSSASPAGAAIVRQGFEYQLDYDGVTRLPIIGAVSLKGMTIREAELHLEQRYAEYYVKPFAILRVVNRRVIVFPGEPGAARVIQLTNNNTTLVEALAQAGGISDNGKAHKIRLIRQTSNPGKPKIYKIDLSTMNNIAQANIVVQSNDIIYVEPRRQLASRTLREITPIISLASSLFTLYVLIGRL; from the coding sequence ATGATCCGGTCGCCTTTTTCGTTTATTGCTTTGCTTTGTTTGGTTGCACTTGGCTTTCTTTCCTCGTGCCGTACCATTAACTCCAACATCATGCTTGCTACCGATGAGGAGTTTCCTTTCGATACGCTGAGTACTGATTCGGCCTCGACCTACACGCGGGAGTACAAGCTGAACGGAAACGATATTATCGACTTTCGGCTTTTTGCCAACGACGGTTTCAAGCTCATCGACATTGCTTCGCTGAGCAGTGCAAGTCCTGCCGGTGCAGCCATAGTACGACAGGGGTTTGAATACCAGCTTGATTATGACGGTGTAACGCGCCTGCCAATTATTGGTGCGGTGAGTTTGAAAGGCATGACCATACGCGAAGCCGAGCTGCACCTGGAACAGCGTTACGCAGAATACTATGTAAAGCCCTTTGCCATTTTGCGTGTGGTAAACCGCCGCGTAATTGTGTTTCCCGGCGAACCCGGTGCGGCACGTGTAATACAGCTCACCAACAACAATACCACGCTGGTAGAAGCACTGGCGCAGGCAGGCGGCATCAGTGATAACGGTAAAGCCCACAAAATCCGCCTCATCAGGCAAACGAGCAATCCGGGCAAGCCCAAGATTTATAAAATAGATCTTTCCACAATGAACAATATTGCACAGGCCAATATTGTAGTACAATCGAATGATATTATTTATGTGGAACCGCGCCGACAGCTGGCCAGCCGCACGCTGCGCGAAATAACACCGATTATTTCACTCGCATCGAGCCTGTTTACCCTGTATGTACTTATTGGCCGCCTTTGA
- a CDS encoding polysaccharide biosynthesis tyrosine autokinase yields MLQAQLNDKNESLDRYRERITNFSGEFELGLFLFIARRSLFWIALFFAIALAGLWVYLRYANQVYESSAVVQINTSNNARVLNVQSIYEFDEQNDLASAIEVIRSRVFLRRVVSKLPLQVGYFAQGTFKTNEHYRNSAYTVNYNLKTPELYGIPINIKFKGTSAGELNFSLGGNNITRPFVNNVWVDFPQGSLLVSIDRDKLNEMLANEGGDKNNYYFILRDPETLADMYAPNVSVMILNEGAKTLRISFRDGNAQKTADMAATIAQEFIDYDVERRSESAKKALAFIDDQLSSVQVQLKSSEDSLREIRAKKKIRDNETSNSFNLNRFGNLEDQLITLQLEETILREIAGKLNSPQIDVRSMLALLAGTESASTLSQPLGNLYRLSVERQEMLYTMTESSEAVKAMDYQIAIQKNIVVQSVNTLLQQSSIRRNAVQMKMTEIGAQLPSPGQDMVDYNSMQRQYNINEKFFTMLLDKKTEYSISEAGFTAQHIILDKARIPGSPIEPSRRSAIITGLLLALVFSLVLIVVRYIFHDKIGSLNEVMKHTQASISALGIVPKYKEDIPVSQLLVDRFPKSLIAEAFRSLRTNLQFISNEPGPKVMAITSTISGEGKTFIAINLAGIIAYSGKRVIVVDLDMRKPKIHLGFNAPNEKGMSTLLIGKDLLESCIQKSSIDSLHFITAGPIPPNPSELIISPQMNELIDQLKTMYDLVIIDNPPVGLVTDGIASLQRADYPIYIFRADYSRRNFIQIVDRLYNENKINKLSIVLNGVDVDRRSYGYNYGYGYGYGYGYGYGYYDENTKRKKSSLIKRIFARS; encoded by the coding sequence ATGCTGCAGGCGCAACTCAATGATAAGAACGAGAGTTTAGACCGCTACCGCGAAAGAATAACCAATTTCAGCGGTGAGTTTGAACTGGGTTTGTTTTTATTTATTGCCCGGCGTTCGTTGTTCTGGATAGCGTTGTTTTTTGCAATTGCGCTGGCGGGTTTATGGGTGTATCTCCGCTATGCCAATCAGGTGTACGAATCGTCGGCCGTGGTGCAGATTAATACCAGCAACAATGCCCGTGTGCTTAATGTGCAGAGTATTTATGAGTTTGATGAACAGAACGACCTTGCCAGTGCCATTGAAGTAATCCGCTCACGCGTGTTTCTGCGCCGTGTGGTAAGCAAACTTCCGCTGCAGGTTGGTTATTTTGCACAGGGTACCTTTAAAACCAACGAGCATTACCGCAATTCGGCCTACACCGTAAATTACAACCTGAAAACGCCCGAATTGTACGGTATTCCGATAAACATAAAATTTAAGGGAACCAGTGCCGGTGAGTTGAATTTTTCGTTGGGCGGTAACAACATCACTCGTCCGTTCGTGAATAATGTGTGGGTTGATTTTCCGCAGGGATCTTTGCTGGTAAGCATTGACCGCGATAAACTCAACGAGATGCTGGCCAATGAAGGCGGCGACAAAAACAATTACTACTTCATTCTCCGCGATCCTGAAACGCTTGCCGATATGTATGCGCCCAATGTATCGGTGATGATACTGAACGAAGGAGCAAAAACACTCCGCATTTCATTCAGAGACGGTAATGCGCAGAAAACGGCCGATATGGCGGCTACCATTGCGCAGGAGTTTATTGATTATGATGTGGAGCGCCGCAGCGAAAGCGCCAAAAAAGCACTTGCGTTTATTGACGACCAGCTGAGCAGTGTGCAGGTTCAGCTGAAAAGCTCGGAAGACTCGCTGCGCGAAATACGCGCAAAAAAGAAAATACGTGACAACGAAACATCGAATTCCTTTAACCTCAACCGCTTTGGCAATCTCGAAGACCAGTTGATTACCCTGCAGCTGGAGGAAACCATTTTGCGAGAGATTGCCGGGAAACTTAACTCGCCGCAAATTGATGTGCGTTCAATGCTGGCCCTGCTTGCCGGAACCGAAAGCGCATCAACACTTTCTCAACCGCTGGGCAATTTGTACCGCCTTAGTGTGGAAAGGCAGGAAATGCTTTACACCATGACCGAATCGAGCGAGGCGGTGAAGGCAATGGATTATCAGATTGCCATTCAGAAAAACATTGTGGTGCAAAGTGTAAACACGCTGCTTCAGCAGTCAAGCATACGCCGCAATGCCGTGCAGATGAAAATGACGGAAATTGGCGCGCAGCTTCCCTCGCCGGGGCAGGATATGGTTGATTACAACAGCATGCAGCGGCAATACAACATTAACGAGAAGTTCTTTACCATGCTGCTCGACAAAAAAACCGAATATTCGATATCCGAAGCCGGTTTTACCGCACAGCATATCATTCTCGACAAGGCGCGCATTCCGGGTTCGCCCATTGAGCCAAGCCGTCGTTCGGCCATTATTACCGGGTTGTTGCTTGCGCTGGTTTTCAGCCTTGTGCTTATAGTGGTGCGTTATATTTTTCACGATAAAATAGGCTCGCTGAACGAAGTAATGAAGCATACACAAGCCAGCATAAGCGCATTGGGTATTGTGCCCAAATACAAGGAAGATATTCCCGTATCGCAGCTGCTGGTTGATCGTTTCCCCAAATCACTTATTGCCGAGGCGTTCCGCTCACTGCGCACCAACCTACAGTTTATTTCTAACGAACCCGGTCCGAAAGTAATGGCGATTACCTCAACCATTTCGGGTGAAGGAAAAACGTTCATAGCCATTAATCTTGCCGGCATAATTGCCTATTCGGGAAAGCGTGTTATTGTTGTTGACCTCGACATGCGCAAACCGAAAATTCACTTGGGTTTCAATGCGCCCAACGAAAAAGGCATGAGCACGCTGCTTATTGGTAAAGACCTGCTGGAAAGCTGCATTCAGAAAAGCTCAATCGACTCACTGCACTTTATTACTGCAGGTCCCATTCCGCCCAATCCTTCGGAGCTTATCATTTCGCCGCAAATGAACGAGCTGATTGATCAGCTCAAAACAATGTATGATCTGGTGATTATTGATAACCCGCCTGTGGGGCTGGTAACTGATGGAATAGCCTCACTGCAGCGTGCCGATTATCCGATTTATATTTTCAGAGCCGATTATTCGCGCCGCAATTTTATTCAGATTGTGGACAGGCTGTATAACGAGAATAAGATTAACAAACTTTCGATTGTGCTCAACGGTGTTGATGTGGATCGCCGCAGCTACGGGTATAACTACGGCTATGGCTATGGTTACGGCTATGGCTATGGCTACGGGTATTACGATGAAAATACGAAGCGAAAAAAATCAAGCCTTATTAAACGAATTTTTGCCCGCTCCTGA
- the rfbC gene encoding dTDP-4-dehydrorhamnose 3,5-epimerase yields the protein MEVTRTPIEGLLIIQPRVFNDGRGYFYESWNRNTYAEAGITADFVQDNQSLSQKGVLRGLHFQKPPYAQAKLVRVIQGAVLDVAVDIRKNSPTYGQHFAIELTAENKTQFFIPEGFAHGFYTLADNTIFAYKCAGIYHKASEDCLLWNDPALGIDWQAVNPQLSEKDLLGKTLATLESPF from the coding sequence ATGGAAGTAACACGCACGCCCATTGAAGGGCTTCTGATTATTCAGCCCCGTGTTTTCAACGACGGCCGGGGTTATTTTTACGAATCGTGGAACCGCAATACCTATGCAGAAGCCGGTATTACAGCCGATTTTGTGCAGGATAATCAGTCGCTATCGCAAAAAGGTGTATTGCGCGGTTTACATTTTCAGAAACCACCTTATGCGCAGGCTAAACTGGTGCGTGTAATTCAGGGCGCGGTGCTGGATGTGGCAGTTGATATCCGCAAAAATTCACCCACATACGGGCAACATTTCGCCATTGAACTCACCGCCGAAAACAAAACCCAGTTTTTTATTCCCGAAGGTTTTGCGCATGGCTTTTACACGCTTGCTGATAATACCATTTTTGCATACAAATGTGCCGGAATTTATCACAAAGCATCAGAAGATTGTTTGCTGTGGAATGATCCCGCACTTGGCATAGACTGGCAGGCGGTTAATCCGCAACTTTCTGAAAAAGATTTACTGGGTAAAACACTGGCTACGCTAGAGAGCCCGTTTTAA